The following proteins are co-located in the Pseudomonas sp. DY-1 genome:
- the lysA gene encoding diaminopimelate decarboxylase: MDAFTYRDGELFAEGVALSDIAARFGTPTYVYSRAAIEAGYKAYADALSGSSGMVCYAVKANSNLGVLNLLARLGAGFDIVSSGELERVLAAGGAPERIVFSGVGKSRDDMRRALEVGVHCFNVESRNELERLQHVAAAMEMKAPVSLRVNPDVDAGTHPYIATGLKENKFGISIDEAEAVYVQAASLSNIAVIGVDCHIGSQLTSLEPFLDALDRLLDLIDRLNERGIAIRHLDLGGGLGVRYRDEQPPLPGEYIQAVRQRIKGRNLELLFEPGRSIVANAGVLLTQVEYLKLTEHKDFAVIDAAMNDLIRPALYEAWMDVVPVQPHAGTERTFDLVGPICETGDFLARERSLVLAEGDLLAIRSAGAYGFVMSSNYNTRGRAAEVLVDGEQAFEVRRRETIEDLYAGESLLPQ; encoded by the coding sequence ATGGACGCTTTCACGTACCGCGACGGGGAGCTGTTCGCGGAAGGCGTAGCGCTGTCCGATATCGCCGCTCGCTTCGGCACGCCCACCTATGTCTATTCCCGCGCTGCGATCGAGGCCGGCTACAAGGCTTATGCCGACGCCCTGTCCGGCTCGTCCGGCATGGTCTGCTACGCGGTCAAGGCCAACTCCAATCTCGGTGTACTGAACCTGCTGGCGCGTCTCGGCGCGGGCTTCGACATCGTTTCCAGCGGTGAACTGGAGCGCGTGCTGGCTGCCGGCGGCGCTCCCGAGCGCATCGTCTTTTCCGGCGTCGGCAAGAGCCGCGACGACATGCGCCGCGCCCTGGAAGTGGGCGTGCACTGTTTCAACGTCGAATCGCGCAACGAACTGGAACGCCTGCAGCACGTGGCCGCAGCCATGGAAATGAAGGCGCCGGTATCGCTGCGGGTCAATCCCGATGTGGATGCGGGTACTCACCCGTACATCGCCACGGGCCTGAAGGAAAACAAGTTCGGCATCTCCATAGATGAAGCCGAGGCTGTCTATGTACAGGCCGCCAGCCTCTCCAACATCGCTGTGATCGGCGTCGACTGCCATATCGGTTCCCAGCTCACCAGCCTGGAACCCTTCCTCGACGCCCTCGACCGCCTCCTGGACCTGATCGACCGTCTGAACGAACGCGGCATCGCCATTCGCCACCTGGACCTCGGTGGCGGCCTCGGCGTGCGCTACCGCGATGAGCAGCCACCGCTACCCGGCGAATACATTCAGGCCGTGCGCCAGCGCATCAAGGGGCGCAACCTGGAGCTGCTGTTCGAGCCCGGACGCTCCATTGTCGCCAATGCAGGCGTGCTGCTGACCCAGGTGGAATACCTCAAGCTCACAGAACACAAGGATTTCGCGGTGATCGACGCGGCCATGAACGACCTGATCCGCCCGGCCCTCTACGAGGCCTGGATGGATGTGGTGCCGGTGCAACCCCATGCCGGTACCGAGCGCACATTCGACCTGGTCGGCCCGATCTGCGAAACCGGCGATTTCCTCGCCCGCGAGCGCAGCCTGGTGCTGGCCGAAGGTGACCTGCTGGCGATTCGCTCCGCTGGCGCCTACGGTTTCGTGATGAGCTCCAACTACAACACCCGCGGCCGCGCCGCCGAGGTGTTGGTGGATGGCGAGCAAGCCTTCGAGGTGCGTCGCCGCGAGACTATTGAAGACCTTTATGCCGGCGAAAGCCTGCTGCCGCAGTGA
- a CDS encoding lipoprotein: MKRLHAPFVALLAVACLLAGCGQKGPLYMPDDEKAAKEHQKDVYIR, from the coding sequence ATGAAGCGACTCCACGCCCCCTTCGTCGCCCTGCTCGCCGTTGCCTGTCTGCTGGCCGGCTGTGGCCAGAAAGGCCCGCTTTACATGCCTGACGACGAGAAAGCAGCGAAGGAACACCAGAAAGACGTGTACATCCGCTGA
- a CDS encoding AraC family transcriptional regulator, giving the protein MDNAASLAGSVSVAYLQGLVERIEQFGVTPAELLGHVQLTPAILSQRDQRIAASAYLELLGHAARLSGDPHLGLHLGEAVRPGHYGVLGFLLMSCATLADALHRQARYAALVGNLGRVELADEPPREGLEPLVAHSWESILPQQRALLAEETLSGWVTFGRWITGLDIPPTEVRFQHPAPAETTEHQRIFRCPVLFGQADNALIFPKRLLATPLGQADAEVRRLFDGYAERLLNELRQGHSVLDRARELLAAQLSGEGPDLERLADELALSPRTLQRRLREAGLSFSQLVDETRQQLVLHYLRDPTLELADIAFLVGFSEPGSLGRAFRRWTGQSLGEYRRPPSPNALR; this is encoded by the coding sequence ATGGACAACGCCGCATCCCTGGCCGGCTCGGTCTCGGTCGCCTATCTGCAGGGACTGGTGGAGCGTATCGAACAGTTCGGCGTGACCCCTGCCGAGTTGCTTGGCCACGTCCAACTGACACCCGCGATACTTTCCCAGCGTGATCAGCGCATCGCGGCCAGCGCCTACCTGGAGTTGCTCGGGCATGCGGCGCGACTTTCCGGCGACCCGCACCTTGGCTTGCACCTGGGCGAGGCTGTTCGCCCTGGCCACTACGGCGTGCTCGGCTTTTTGCTGATGAGCTGCGCCACCCTGGCCGATGCCCTGCATCGCCAGGCGCGTTACGCCGCTCTGGTGGGCAACCTGGGCCGCGTCGAGCTGGCCGACGAGCCGCCTCGTGAGGGGCTGGAGCCCCTGGTGGCGCATAGCTGGGAGTCCATCCTGCCGCAGCAGCGCGCGCTGCTGGCTGAAGAAACCCTGTCCGGTTGGGTGACCTTCGGTCGCTGGATAACCGGACTGGACATTCCACCAACCGAGGTGCGCTTCCAGCACCCTGCGCCAGCGGAAACCACCGAGCACCAAAGGATCTTTCGCTGTCCGGTACTGTTCGGCCAGGCAGACAATGCCTTGATCTTCCCCAAGCGGCTGTTGGCTACACCACTTGGCCAGGCCGATGCCGAGGTGCGCCGGCTGTTCGACGGTTACGCCGAACGCCTGCTGAATGAACTGCGCCAGGGCCACAGCGTTCTGGACCGGGCTCGTGAGCTGCTGGCCGCGCAGTTGTCTGGCGAAGGGCCGGACCTGGAGCGCCTGGCCGACGAGCTGGCATTGAGTCCCCGCACGCTGCAGCGCCGATTGCGTGAGGCCGGGTTATCCTTCAGTCAGTTGGTGGATGAGACACGCCAGCAACTGGTGCTGCACTACCTGCGTGATCCGACCCTGGAGCTGGCCGATATCGCCTTCCTGGTCGGCTTCAGTGAACCCGGCTCCCTCGGCCGCGCCTTCCGACGCTGGACCGGACAGAGCCTTGGCGAGTACCGTCGCCCCCCATCCCCCAATGCCCTGAGGTAA
- the cyaY gene encoding iron donor protein CyaY → MSLSEARFHDLVDEAQERVEDVFDDSDLDLDLENSAGVLTVRFENGSQVILSRQEPLRQLWVAARSGGFHFDYDQASGRWICDSSDEPLGELLNRVTREQAGEDLEFDEL, encoded by the coding sequence ATGAGTTTGAGCGAAGCCCGATTCCACGACCTGGTCGATGAAGCCCAGGAGCGCGTGGAAGACGTGTTCGATGACAGCGACCTGGACCTGGATCTGGAAAACAGCGCCGGTGTGCTTACCGTGCGTTTCGAGAATGGCAGCCAGGTGATCCTCAGCCGCCAGGAGCCGCTGCGTCAGCTCTGGGTGGCGGCGCGTTCGGGGGGCTTCCACTTCGACTATGACCAGGCCAGCGGACGCTGGATCTGCGATAGCAGCGACGAGCCGCTGGGCGAGCTGCTCAACCGCGTGACCCGCGAGCAGGCGGGCGAAGACCTTGAGTTCGACGAACTCTGA
- a CDS encoding DUF1289 domain-containing protein — protein sequence MSSTNSDSAPPARYPSPCIRHCCLDDADVCVGCGRTLAEICEWGAANDQRRREICSAAQQRKRPLPG from the coding sequence TTGAGTTCGACGAACTCTGACAGCGCGCCCCCGGCACGCTACCCGTCGCCCTGCATCCGGCATTGCTGCCTGGACGATGCTGACGTGTGCGTAGGCTGTGGCCGAACCCTGGCGGAAATCTGCGAGTGGGGCGCGGCGAATGATCAGCGCCGGCGCGAAATCTGCAGCGCCGCCCAGCAGCGAAAGCGGCCGCTGCCCGGGTGA
- the rnk gene encoding nucleoside diphosphate kinase regulator translates to MNTHPPITITRLDLQRLERLLDSLEEFGPAAEALESELARAQVVGHEEVPPGVVTMNSRVHCREESSGKDYHLTLVYPEDAGGEGKVSILAPVGSALLGLSVGQHIDWPVPGGKTLKLTLLDVEYQPEAAGEYAR, encoded by the coding sequence ATGAACACCCACCCGCCCATCACCATTACCCGTCTCGACCTGCAACGCCTGGAGCGCCTGCTCGACAGCCTGGAGGAATTCGGCCCCGCCGCCGAGGCGCTGGAGAGCGAGCTGGCTCGCGCCCAGGTGGTTGGCCATGAGGAAGTTCCGCCGGGCGTCGTCACCATGAACTCACGCGTGCATTGCCGCGAAGAAAGCAGTGGCAAGGACTACCACCTGACCCTGGTTTACCCGGAAGACGCGGGTGGCGAAGGCAAGGTATCCATCCTCGCTCCGGTGGGCAGCGCGCTGCTCGGCCTGTCGGTTGGCCAACACATCGATTGGCCGGTGCCCGGCGGCAAGACCCTCAAGCTGACTCTGCTGGACGTCGAGTACCAGCCGGAAGCAGCGGGCGAATACGCTCGCTGA
- a CDS encoding class I adenylate cyclase, whose translation MTRTQEIRPDIDDGIDRKVLAQLRARFLKVNDGRLARAMQALSTRQQLVLKLLPLLFHVNHPLLPGYVSGTAPAGVAAYEPDDDLLAEAQRLTRSFAYKARRGPQPTPIHGLFLMGSLGTIAQAEQSDMDIWVCHTPELDAGAIAELQRKCSALEEWAASQGAEAHFFLIDPARFTQGDREARLTSDDCGTTQHYLLLDEFYRTAIWLAGRTPLWWLVPVYEEARYAEYTRTLLSKRFIRAEEVLDLGHLAHIPPGEFIGASMWQLFKGIESPYKSVLKLLLTEVYASEHPQVACLSLRFKEAVYANRLDLDELDPYMVVYRRLEEYLRGRNETERLELIRRCLYLKVNKKLSRPPRNRSKSWQRMLLERLTAEWHWQHRQLAMLDSRSQWKVRQVLAERRALVNELTYSYRFLSQFARSEQAIGTLSSRDLGVLGRRLYAAFERKAGKIEFINPGIAPDIAEDTLTLVQVPSPEAEGETQWALYSGSLNALEWQDFAPLKRSRELMPLLAWCHRNGVIDSGTRLSLHPGSSDLTEHELSNLLTSLQQTFPQPQGQVDESALLRAGVPAEVMLLVNVGLDPLKQHSQKNLHMTTERTDALGYSGVRENLVVTIDQVTLNSWNEMLVSRYEGPDALLACLRDFLNSLPASGIRPGLKVRSFCRNRAQAISQRVQELFDDAQELLGTAGVPRFLLQVQQRYHVLQLEPGEVSHASLADLPALIDHLGRDLPQYSPLQLDRHALEEQDLAVILPLGRPNCIQVFYGQDGDSAEISLLDEHNALWRQRLPFRDEQSLLTPLHRFLQSLLYRRNALLPLDSPVPTLAPEIFYYEVVRQGRHLERRAAPSAAVSHPFYDVQAIVEPAEQGLVHVTLYCNHREFSELEYGSGLFAAVARHILAQRREPERYPCYITDLDLSRIPGKGQAQTVHYLRYKVELEERLNRALRDG comes from the coding sequence ATGACGCGTACCCAGGAAATCCGCCCGGACATCGACGACGGCATCGACCGCAAGGTCCTCGCGCAACTGCGCGCCCGCTTCCTCAAGGTCAACGACGGCCGCCTTGCTCGAGCCATGCAGGCGTTGTCCACACGCCAGCAGCTGGTCCTGAAGCTCTTGCCGCTGCTGTTCCACGTGAACCACCCGCTTCTCCCCGGCTACGTGTCCGGCACCGCACCGGCGGGCGTCGCCGCCTATGAGCCCGATGACGACCTGCTGGCCGAAGCCCAGCGGCTGACGCGCTCCTTCGCCTACAAGGCGCGCCGAGGGCCGCAACCCACGCCCATCCACGGCCTGTTCCTGATGGGCAGCCTGGGCACCATCGCCCAGGCCGAGCAAAGCGACATGGACATCTGGGTCTGCCACACACCGGAGCTTGACGCCGGCGCCATCGCGGAACTGCAACGCAAGTGCAGCGCGCTGGAAGAGTGGGCGGCCAGCCAGGGCGCCGAAGCGCACTTCTTCCTGATCGACCCGGCACGCTTCACCCAGGGCGATCGCGAAGCCCGGTTGACCTCCGACGACTGTGGCACCACCCAGCACTACCTGCTGCTGGACGAGTTCTACCGTACCGCCATCTGGCTCGCCGGGCGCACCCCGCTCTGGTGGCTGGTACCGGTCTATGAGGAGGCGCGATACGCCGAGTACACCCGCACCCTGCTGTCCAAACGCTTCATCCGTGCAGAGGAAGTACTCGATCTCGGCCATCTGGCGCACATCCCGCCGGGCGAATTCATCGGCGCCAGCATGTGGCAACTGTTCAAGGGCATCGAATCACCCTACAAATCGGTACTCAAACTGCTGCTCACCGAGGTCTACGCCAGCGAACATCCGCAGGTGGCCTGCCTGTCCCTGCGATTCAAGGAGGCGGTCTATGCCAACCGGCTGGACCTGGACGAACTCGACCCCTACATGGTGGTTTATCGCCGGCTCGAGGAATACCTGCGTGGGCGCAACGAAACCGAACGCCTGGAGCTGATTCGCCGCTGCCTCTACCTGAAGGTGAACAAGAAGCTCAGTCGGCCGCCACGCAACCGGAGCAAAAGCTGGCAACGCATGCTGCTGGAACGCCTGACCGCCGAATGGCACTGGCAGCATCGGCAATTGGCGATGCTGGACAGCCGCAGCCAATGGAAGGTCCGCCAGGTGCTGGCCGAGCGCCGCGCACTGGTCAACGAACTGACCTACAGCTACCGCTTCCTGTCCCAGTTCGCCCGTAGTGAACAGGCCATCGGCACCCTCAGCAGCCGCGACCTGGGCGTACTCGGCCGGCGTCTGTATGCCGCCTTCGAGCGCAAGGCCGGCAAGATCGAATTCATCAACCCTGGGATCGCCCCGGACATCGCCGAAGACACCCTGACCCTGGTCCAGGTGCCCAGCCCGGAAGCCGAGGGTGAAACCCAGTGGGCGCTCTACTCCGGCAGCCTGAACGCCCTTGAGTGGCAGGATTTTGCCCCACTGAAACGCAGCCGCGAGCTGATGCCCCTGCTTGCCTGGTGCCATCGTAACGGTGTGATCGACTCCGGCACGCGCCTGTCCCTGCACCCGGGCAGTAGCGACCTGACCGAGCACGAACTGTCGAATCTGCTGACCAGCTTGCAGCAGACGTTCCCCCAGCCTCAGGGACAGGTGGACGAAAGTGCATTGCTGCGCGCTGGTGTTCCCGCCGAGGTGATGCTGCTGGTGAACGTCGGGCTCGATCCGCTGAAACAGCACAGCCAGAAGAACCTCCACATGACCACCGAGCGCACCGACGCCCTGGGCTATTCAGGCGTGCGCGAGAACCTGGTGGTAACCATCGACCAGGTGACCCTGAACAGTTGGAACGAGATGCTGGTCAGCCGCTACGAGGGCCCCGACGCCCTGCTCGCCTGTTTGCGCGATTTCCTCAACAGCCTGCCGGCCAGTGGAATCCGCCCAGGTCTGAAGGTACGCAGCTTCTGCCGCAATCGCGCCCAGGCCATCAGCCAACGAGTACAGGAACTTTTCGACGACGCTCAGGAACTGCTCGGAACAGCCGGCGTGCCCCGATTCCTGCTGCAGGTTCAGCAGCGCTACCACGTATTGCAACTGGAGCCGGGAGAAGTCAGCCACGCCAGCCTGGCCGATCTGCCAGCCCTGATCGATCACCTGGGCCGGGACCTGCCGCAATACAGCCCGCTACAACTCGACCGCCATGCCCTGGAGGAACAGGACCTGGCCGTCATCCTGCCCCTGGGCAGGCCGAACTGCATTCAGGTGTTCTATGGCCAGGATGGCGACAGTGCCGAGATCAGCCTGCTGGATGAACACAACGCGCTCTGGCGTCAGCGTCTGCCGTTCCGCGACGAGCAGAGCCTGCTGACACCGCTGCATCGTTTCCTGCAATCGCTGCTCTACCGGCGCAATGCCCTGCTGCCGCTGGATAGCCCGGTGCCAACACTGGCGCCGGAAATATTCTATTACGAAGTGGTGCGCCAGGGCCGGCACCTGGAGCGCCGCGCCGCGCCTTCAGCCGCGGTCAGCCACCCCTTCTATGACGTGCAGGCGATCGTTGAACCGGCCGAGCAGGGCCTGGTGCACGTGACGCTCTATTGCAACCACCGCGAATTCTCCGAGCTGGAGTACGGCTCAGGCCTGTTCGCAGCCGTGGCCCGGCACATCCTCGCCCAGCGCCGCGAGCCTGAGCGCTATCCCTGTTACATCACCGACCTTGACCTGTCGCGCATCCCCGGCAAGGGCCAGGCGCAAACGGTGCACTACCTGCGTTACAAGGTGGAGCTGGAAGAAAGGCTGAACCGGGCGCTGCGGGACGGTTGA
- a CDS encoding TIGR02647 family protein, with protein sequence MVFTPELIAEFELLALFNLDNTQEGLKVHNNANPKAQAAVMRLHEKGLITQPDGGYLTSLGLDAAEHVQALRTILLPQHA encoded by the coding sequence ATGGTCTTCACCCCCGAGCTCATCGCGGAATTCGAACTGCTGGCCCTGTTCAACCTGGACAACACCCAGGAAGGACTGAAAGTCCACAACAACGCCAACCCCAAAGCTCAGGCCGCAGTCATGCGACTTCACGAGAAAGGCCTGATCACCCAGCCCGACGGCGGCTATCTGACCAGCCTCGGCCTGGATGCCGCTGAACACGTCCAGGCACTGCGCACCATTCTCCTGCCTCAGCACGCCTGA
- the argH gene encoding argininosuccinate lyase, which translates to MSTDKTNQSWGGRFSEPVDAFVARFTASVDFDKRLYRHDIMGSIAHATMLAQVGVLSEAERDAIIDGLKQIQGEIEAGSFDWRVDLEDVHMNIEARLTDRIGVTGKKLHTGRSRNDQVATDIRLWLRDEIDTILGEVTRLQQGLLGLAEAEAGTIMPGFTHLQTAQPVTFGHHLLAWFEMLSRDYERLVDCRKRVNRMPLGSAALAGTTYPIQREITCQLLGFDAVGGNSLDGVSDRDFAIEFCAAASLAMMHLSRFSEELVLWTSAQFQFIDLPDRFCTGSSIMPQKKNPDVPELVRGKSGRVFGALTGLLTLMKGQPLAYNKDNQEDKEPLFDAADTLRDSLRAFADMVPAIKPKREIMREAARRGFSTATDLADYLVRKGLPFRDCHEIVGHAVKYGVDSGKDLAEMSLDELRKFSDQIGDDVFAVLTLEGSVNARDHIGGTAPNQVRAAVQRGKDLLASR; encoded by the coding sequence ATGAGCACCGACAAGACCAACCAGTCCTGGGGTGGCCGCTTCAGCGAGCCCGTAGACGCCTTCGTCGCCCGATTCACCGCATCCGTAGACTTCGACAAGCGCCTGTATCGCCACGACATCATGGGCTCGATCGCCCATGCCACGATGCTGGCACAGGTCGGCGTGCTGAGCGAGGCGGAACGCGATGCCATCATCGACGGCCTGAAGCAGATCCAGGGCGAAATCGAAGCCGGCAGTTTCGACTGGCGCGTGGACCTGGAAGACGTGCACATGAACATCGAAGCGCGCCTGACCGATCGCATCGGTGTCACCGGCAAGAAACTGCACACCGGCCGCAGTCGCAACGACCAGGTCGCCACCGACATCCGCCTGTGGCTACGCGACGAGATCGACACCATCCTAGGCGAAGTCACCCGCCTGCAGCAGGGCCTGCTCGGTCTGGCCGAAGCCGAAGCCGGCACCATCATGCCCGGCTTCACCCACCTGCAAACCGCCCAGCCCGTGACATTCGGCCACCATCTGCTGGCCTGGTTCGAAATGCTCAGCCGCGACTACGAGCGCCTGGTGGACTGCCGCAAGCGGGTCAACCGCATGCCGCTGGGCTCGGCCGCCCTGGCCGGCACCACCTACCCGATCCAGCGCGAGATCACCTGCCAGCTGCTCGGCTTCGATGCCGTTGGCGGCAACTCCCTGGACGGCGTGTCCGACCGTGACTTCGCCATCGAATTCTGCGCCGCGGCCTCCCTGGCGATGATGCACCTGTCGCGCTTTTCCGAAGAACTGGTGCTCTGGACCAGCGCCCAGTTCCAGTTCATCGACCTGCCCGACCGCTTCTGCACCGGCTCCTCGATCATGCCGCAGAAGAAGAACCCCGACGTGCCCGAGCTTGTACGCGGCAAGTCCGGTCGAGTGTTCGGCGCCCTCACCGGCCTGCTGACCCTGATGAAAGGCCAACCGCTGGCCTACAACAAGGACAACCAGGAAGACAAGGAGCCGCTGTTCGACGCCGCCGACACCCTGCGCGACAGCCTGCGTGCCTTCGCCGACATGGTCCCGGCCATCAAGCCCAAGCGCGAGATCATGCGCGAAGCAGCCCGCCGCGGCTTCTCCACCGCCACCGACCTCGCCGACTACCTGGTACGCAAGGGGCTGCCCTTCCGTGACTGCCACGAGATCGTCGGTCACGCCGTGAAGTACGGCGTGGACAGCGGCAAGGACCTGGCCGAGATGAGCCTCGACGAACTGCGCAAGTTCAGCGACCAGATCGGCGACGATGTCTTCGCCGTGCTGACCCTGGAAGGCTCGGTCAACGCCCGTGACCACATCGGTGGCACCGCGCCGAACCAGGTGCGTGCCGCCGTGCAGCGCGGCAAGGATCTGCTGGCCAGCCGCTGA
- a CDS encoding sensor histidine kinase, with amino-acid sequence MPKRLKKKARSKTANDDFFLPELCLPEALLGLVLLAELLVLVLVLAEPMLPSFNWVRLALTSLFVQWIVLLSAALLCQLRPLLARLRAALAGGICCALVVGLTLAGTTVADYFDLGGPLPRSGEVNLYLRHGLISLIMSALLLRYFYLQSQWRKQQQAELKARIESLQARIRPHFLFNSLNSIASLVVIDPDKAEQAVLDLSDLFRASLAKPGTLVDWGEELELAKRYLSIEQYRLGERLQLDWQVDEVPDDLPIPQLTLQPLLENALIHGIQPRIEGGVVRIEADYRDGMFRLCVSNPYEEVQGQSPSRGTQQALRNIDARLTALFGPRASLSVERRDGRHFTCLRYPCARLTQEARAI; translated from the coding sequence ATGCCGAAGCGCCTGAAAAAGAAAGCGCGTTCCAAAACTGCCAACGACGACTTTTTCCTGCCGGAGCTCTGCCTGCCCGAGGCTTTACTCGGCCTGGTGCTGCTGGCCGAACTGCTGGTGCTGGTGTTGGTGCTGGCCGAGCCCATGCTGCCCAGCTTCAACTGGGTGCGCCTCGCCCTGACGTCCCTCTTCGTGCAATGGATCGTCCTGCTTTCCGCGGCCCTGCTGTGTCAGTTGCGGCCTCTGCTCGCGCGTCTGCGGGCGGCGCTGGCCGGCGGCATATGCTGCGCCCTGGTGGTAGGGCTGACGCTCGCCGGGACGACGGTGGCCGACTACTTCGACCTCGGTGGGCCGCTGCCTCGCAGTGGTGAGGTCAATCTTTACCTGCGCCATGGGCTGATCAGCCTGATCATGTCGGCGCTGTTGCTGCGCTATTTCTACCTGCAGAGCCAGTGGCGCAAGCAGCAGCAGGCCGAGCTCAAGGCACGCATCGAGTCCCTGCAGGCACGCATCCGCCCGCACTTTCTGTTCAACAGCCTGAACAGCATCGCCAGCCTCGTGGTGATCGATCCGGACAAGGCCGAGCAGGCTGTGCTCGACCTTTCCGACTTGTTTCGTGCCAGCCTGGCCAAGCCTGGGACCCTGGTCGACTGGGGCGAGGAATTGGAGCTTGCGAAACGATATCTATCGATCGAGCAATATCGTCTCGGAGAACGACTACAGTTGGATTGGCAGGTGGATGAAGTACCGGACGATCTGCCCATCCCCCAGTTGACGCTGCAGCCTTTGCTGGAGAACGCCCTGATCCATGGCATCCAGCCGCGCATCGAAGGGGGAGTGGTACGAATCGAAGCGGATTATCGCGACGGCATGTTCCGCCTCTGCGTGAGCAACCCTTACGAAGAGGTACAGGGGCAGTCGCCATCACGTGGCACCCAGCAGGCTCTACGCAATATCGACGCGCGCCTGACGGCACTTTTCGGGCCGCGGGCAAGTCTCAGCGTGGAGCGCCGTGACGGCCGCCACTTCACCTGTCTACGCTATCCTTGTGCGAGACTCACGCAGGAAGCCCGTGCGATATGA
- a CDS encoding LytTR family DNA-binding domain-containing protein: protein MNVLIVDDEPLARERLSRLVGDLEGYRVLEPAASNGEEALTLIDSLKPDVVLLDIRMPGLDGLQVAAKLCEREAPPAVIFCTAHDEFALEAFQVSAVGYLVKPVRSESLAEALKKAERPNRVQLAALTRPAAVSGSGPRSHISARTRKGIELIPLDQVIFFIADHKYVTLRHEHGEVLLDEPLKALEDEFGDRFVRIHRNALVARERIERLQRTPLGHFQLYLKGMNGEALTVSRRHVAGVRKLMNNL from the coding sequence ATGAATGTCCTGATCGTCGACGATGAACCCCTTGCCCGCGAGCGCCTCAGCCGCCTGGTAGGCGACCTCGAGGGATACCGTGTCCTGGAGCCTGCCGCCAGCAATGGCGAGGAGGCGCTCACGCTGATCGACAGCCTCAAGCCGGATGTCGTTCTGCTCGACATTCGCATGCCTGGCCTGGATGGGCTGCAAGTGGCCGCCAAGCTCTGCGAGCGCGAGGCGCCACCGGCGGTGATCTTCTGCACGGCCCACGACGAATTCGCCCTCGAGGCCTTCCAGGTCAGTGCCGTTGGCTACCTGGTCAAGCCCGTGCGCTCGGAGTCGCTGGCCGAGGCGCTGAAGAAGGCTGAACGACCGAACCGTGTACAACTCGCTGCGCTGACCCGTCCTGCCGCGGTCAGCGGGAGCGGTCCCCGAAGTCACATCAGCGCGCGAACCAGGAAAGGAATCGAGCTGATCCCCCTGGACCAGGTGATCTTCTTCATCGCCGACCACAAGTACGTGACGCTGCGCCACGAGCACGGCGAAGTGCTGCTGGACGAGCCGTTGAAGGCACTGGAAGACGAGTTCGGTGATCGTTTCGTGCGTATCCACCGCAATGCCCTGGTGGCGCGCGAACGGATCGAGCGATTGCAACGCACGCCGCTGGGGCACTTCCAGCTCTACCTCAAAGGCATGAACGGGGAGGCCCTGACGGTCAGCCGTCGCCACGTCGCGGGCGTGCGCAAGCTGATGAACAATCTTTAA
- the hemC gene encoding hydroxymethylbilane synthase produces MMSREIRIATRKSALALWQAEFVKARLEEAHPGLKVSLVPMVSKGDKLLDAPLAKIGGKGLFVKELETAMLENEADIAVHSMKDVPMDFPEGLGLYCICEREDPRDAFVSNRFDSLDALPAGSVVGTSSLRRQAQLLARRPDLKIQFLRGNVNTRLAKLDAGEYDAIILAAAGLIRLGFEDRIRSSISVEDSLPAGGQGAVGIECRTADSEIHALLAPLHHQDTALRVTAERALNKHLNGGCQVPIACYAVLEGDQLWLRGLVGQPDGGQLLRAEGRAAFADAEALGVKVAEELLELGAGDILKAVYGEAGHP; encoded by the coding sequence ATCATGTCCCGCGAGATCCGTATTGCCACCCGCAAGAGTGCCCTGGCCCTGTGGCAGGCCGAGTTCGTCAAAGCCCGTCTCGAAGAGGCCCACCCTGGCCTCAAGGTCAGCCTGGTGCCGATGGTCAGCAAGGGTGACAAGCTGCTCGACGCACCATTGGCGAAGATCGGTGGCAAGGGCCTGTTCGTGAAGGAGCTGGAAACGGCCATGCTGGAGAACGAGGCCGACATCGCCGTGCACTCCATGAAGGACGTGCCGATGGACTTCCCAGAAGGCCTGGGCCTGTATTGCATCTGCGAGCGCGAGGACCCGCGCGATGCCTTCGTCTCCAATCGTTTCGACAGCCTCGATGCCTTGCCTGCCGGCAGCGTGGTCGGTACCTCCAGCCTGCGCCGCCAGGCCCAGCTGCTGGCACGGCGGCCGGACCTGAAGATCCAATTCCTGCGCGGCAACGTGAACACCCGCCTGGCCAAGCTCGATGCCGGCGAGTACGACGCCATCATCCTCGCGGCCGCCGGCCTGATCCGTCTTGGCTTCGAGGATCGCATCCGCTCTTCCATCAGCGTCGAAGACAGCTTGCCTGCCGGTGGCCAGGGCGCCGTGGGCATCGAATGTCGCACGGCCGACAGCGAAATCCACGCCTTGCTGGCTCCCCTGCACCATCAGGACACGGCGCTGCGCGTGACCGCTGAGCGCGCCCTGAACAAGCACCTGAACGGCGGTTGCCAGGTGCCCATTGCCTGTTATGCGGTGCTTGAAGGCGACCAGCTTTGGCTCCGCGGACTGGTCGGTCAGCCCGATGGCGGGCAACTGCTTCGTGCCGAAGGCCGCGCCGCGTTCGCCGATGCCGAAGCCCTGGGCGTCAAGGTCGCCGAGGAACTGCTGGAGCTGGGCGCCGGGGACATCCTCAAGGCCGTATACGGCGAGGCCGGCCACCCGTGA